From the genome of Vicia villosa cultivar HV-30 ecotype Madison, WI linkage group LG2, Vvil1.0, whole genome shotgun sequence, one region includes:
- the LOC131646239 gene encoding uncharacterized protein LOC131646239 — protein MTSKKDVKSLEKDGKVDAKWGEDSKTETLLKICIEEIEAGNRPTTHFSKEGWKNITEKFQKNTGYAYDHTQLKNRWDTLKREFSSFVKLVDKQTGVGWDHEKKTILADNDWWAEKSKEDPDILKWKYGGPKFIDLLDKCFKGAIATGFALYKPYEEQLPCEGSASLFEDGRETNTITEDEGDGDSFDVGNEVQANPTPSSSKKRKISGKGEKIGATEKLQRSLDHILDGFGTSQQGLPKDNVSYAKSLKMLDEYFKAVRILANKENRTTFSYFMNTSTSDMALDWINTCPGKIMHAIVDRIVCFLEKTISSWNYYVFIMELLCFY, from the exons ATGACATCTAAAAAAGATGTGAAAAGTTTAGAGAAGGATGGGAAAGTTGATGCAAAATGGGGGGAAGATAGTAAAACAGAAACTTTGCTGAAAATTTGCATTGAAGAAATAGAAGCGGGTAATAGGCCAACTACCCACTTTAGTAAAGAAGGGTGGAAGAATATTACTGAAAAGTTTCAAAAGAATACTGGATATGCTTATGATCACACTCAACTTAAAAATAGATGGGATACATTGAAAAGAGAGTTTTCATCATTTGTAAAGTTAGTGGATAAGCAAACTGGAGTGGGATGGGATCATGAAAAGAAAACTATCTTGGCTGATAATGATTGGTGGGCTGAAAAGAGTAAG GAGGATCCAGATATTTTGAAATGGAAATATGGAGGGCCTAAGTTTATTGACTTGCTGGATAAGTGTTTCAAAGGTGCCATAGCTACTGGATTCGCCCTTTACAAACCTTATGAAGAGCAATTACCATGTGAAGGATCAGCATCTCTTTTTGAAGACGGTCGTGAGACTAACACAATAACTGAGGATGAAGGAGATGGTGATAgctttgatgttggaaatgaaGTACAAGCCAACCCAACACCAAGTTCTTCTAAAAAGAGAAAGATTTCAGGAAAAGGAGAGAAAATCGGGGCAACAGAGAAACTTCAACGATCTCTTGATCATATACTCGATGGGTTTGGGACAAGCCAACAAGGACTTCCAAAAGACAATGTTAGTTATGCAAAAAGTTTGAAAATGTTGGATGAATACTTTAAGGCTGTTAGAATCCTTGCCAATAAAGAAAATAGGACAACATTTTCTTACTTCATGAATACCTCCACTTCTGATATGGCTCTTGATTGGATAAATACTTGTCCCGGAAAAATAATGCACGCGATCGTTGATAGGATTGTATGCTTCTTAGAAAAAACCATTAGTAGTTGGaactattatgtttttattatggaactattatgtttttattaG
- the LOC131646240 gene encoding uncharacterized protein LOC131646240 encodes MVVCDFNMCFTFALCGWEGSVHDAKILMDTLRKPNLRFPYPPEGKYYLVDSGYPSLKDFLAPYKNARYHLAHFRLAPGFRSRNETFNYYLSSLRSVIERTFGVVKARWKVLQEMPNFKLQTQMAIIWAYFALHNFLRRTDSSDLDILESLENINGLQDNEQDFHEGDANGNGVPTHGEWQAPTQADVRYIEEIRNTIRDQLPRNMGRQRQ; translated from the exons ATGGTTGTGTGTGACTTCAATATGTGTTTTACTTTTGCATTGTGTGGATGGGAAGGATCTGTTCATGATGCAAAAATTCTTATGGATACTCTTCGTAAACCTAATTTGCGATTTCCTTATCCTCCAGAAG gCAAATACTATCTTGTAGATTCAGGATATCCCTCGCTTAAAGATTTTTTAGCACCATACAAGAATGCAAGGTATCATCTTGCACATTTTAGACTTGCTCCAGGATTTAGATCAAGAAATGAAACTTTTAATTATTATCTTTCTAGTTTGAGAAGTGTGATTGAAAGAACTTTTGGTGTGGTAAAAGCAAGATGGAAAGTATTACAAGAAATGCCTAATTTCAAGCTTCAAACTCAAATGGCTATTATTTGGGCGTATTTTGCACTTCATAATTTTTTAAGAAGAACAGACTCAAGTGACTTGGATATTCTTGAAAGTTTAGAGAACATCAATGGTTTACAAGATAATGAGCAAGATTTCCATGAAGGAGATGCAAATGGAAATGGTGTACCTACTCATGGTGAATGGCAAGCTCCAACTCAAGCTGATGTTAGATATATTGAAGAAATAAGAAACACCATCAGAGATCAACTACCAAGAAACATGGGGCGACAACgacaatag